The Oleiphilus messinensis DNA segment ACTGTGCAGAGTGAAATAGATAATGAGCAGCTGATGTATACCCCATAATTTGGAGCTGGCCAGCCAGTAGAATATCTCCAGTGATATGCAGCCCGTGCCAATAAGAACAAATTGGTAACGCACTGCATAGTGTTGGCCCAGAAGATTTGCGATGGTCACTTTTCCGGCCTCACTATCGCTTGCTGCATCGCGCATATTGTTGATGTTCAGCACCCCGGTGGCAAAGCAGCCCGCACTGATTGCGAGCAGCATATCCTGCAGTGCAGGGGGGTGTCCCAAAAGATAGGCTGACCCGAGTACCGCGAGCAAGCCGAAAAACACAAACACCGACACATCGCCGAGCGCAATATAGCCGTAGGGTCGTTTCCCGACTGAGTAAGTGACGGCAGCAACCACAGAGAATGCCCCCGCAACCAGAAAAATCAGCGCATCGGCCCAGGAGTTTACGGCGCTCAGAATCAGTATCAGGCCACAAATTCCGGTTAATATTGCTGTTATTTTCAAGCCTTGTTTAAAGTGTTGTTGTGTGATCGTGCCGGACGCTAACATGCGTTGTGGTCCCTGTCGCTCAGAGTTATCTACACCGCTCAAGCCATCGCCATAGTCATTCGCGAGATTGGATAGGATCTGGAGTAATAGCGTGGTGGTTACAATGAGCGCGAGGGTGAGTGTGTTCACGTCCATGGGTGGGGATGCGGCTTGCGTGAGTGCGTATCCCATGGCGATACTGCCGAGAGCCAATGGCAGGGTTCGTGGGCGGATTGCCAGTAACCAGGGCATTACGTGCATAATGATCCTTAAAGGAAATTGGTAATATTATTTTTGAGCGAAGACAATTGTGTGCTTCATTCTTCACTCTATAATGGGCAAAACATGTAAAATTTTTGTGTCGAAGTTCGGACGCGGTTGAGAAAAGGCAGTATACATGAGATTTTCCCCAGGCTTAAAGGCCGGAATTGCTTCGCTGAAATCGCAGTTATTGCAACGGAGTCCTGACTCAAATGAAGCTATGCAGACGATTACAGCAATTTTACCGGAAACCCCTGAAGTATCGCTTCCCGGATGGTTGTACCGACAGCAGGTATACCCGAAACTTTACTGGTCATCGAGAATAGATGAGAGTGCGTCTGACGAGTTCCGGGGAGAAACGCGAGATGTAGAAGTCGCAGGCTTGGGTGTTGCAATGGTGCGGACGGGAGATGACGCCCGTGCATTTCTGGCGTCGCTGGCAGGTTCTGATTGTCGAAAGCAATATTACTGGCTGTCAACCTTCGACAATGACACACCGGTTCTGATCTTGCCAAGAATAGAACTATTGAAACAGCAAGGGCATTTCTTGCTTCGGGTAAACGCCGTAGACCGGGCTAATCTTTCCGGTGCGGTTCACCTGCCGGGATATACGCCAATTCCCCAGTGGATGGCCGACCTTCGGGATCAGGATCTTTTGAGCCTCCTCTCGGGACAGTTTGATACCCCCGAACTTGATATTGAATATGAACGACGAATCGATCAGCCCAATCATGAAACCTGGCGAGAATTAGTTGGTCAGGCCAAAGCCTGTATCTCTGCGAGAGACTTCGAGAAAGTGGTATTGGCCCGGGAAACGCGAGTCTTTTGTGCCAAGCAAACGGATGCCATGTTGTTGGCGGCGCACTGGCAGCAGTC contains these protein-coding regions:
- the menA gene encoding 1,4-dihydroxy-2-naphthoate octaprenyltransferase, giving the protein MHVMPWLLAIRPRTLPLALGSIAMGYALTQAASPPMDVNTLTLALIVTTTLLLQILSNLANDYGDGLSGVDNSERQGPQRMLASGTITQQHFKQGLKITAILTGICGLILILSAVNSWADALIFLVAGAFSVVAAVTYSVGKRPYGYIALGDVSVFVFFGLLAVLGSAYLLGHPPALQDMLLAISAGCFATGVLNINNMRDAASDSEAGKVTIANLLGQHYAVRYQFVLIGTGCISLEIFYWLASSKLWGIHQLLIIYFTLHSIRVAHCQSASTYNQLLKMMVIGTFAIEMLFLLDLIWLK
- a CDS encoding isochorismate synthase — translated: MRFSPGLKAGIASLKSQLLQRSPDSNEAMQTITAILPETPEVSLPGWLYRQQVYPKLYWSSRIDESASDEFRGETRDVEVAGLGVAMVRTGDDARAFLASLAGSDCRKQYYWLSTFDNDTPVLILPRIELLKQQGHFLLRVNAVDRANLSGAVHLPGYTPIPQWMADLRDQDLLSLLSGQFDTPELDIEYERRIDQPNHETWRELVGQAKACISARDFEKVVLARETRVFCAKQTDAMLLAAHWQQSVESCYQFVFQTSSDNGFISFSPERLFRRTGCHLDTEALAGTAMRSCDRDQDHELGQQLLLDEKNTREHRLVVEDILEKLGGLSDAVSQSGRGLWKQKHIQHLIYPLRAKLHTGIDDHRILAALHPTAAIAGSPARVARDFLTLHEPFRRNWYAGTHGCVSASKTEIAVSLRAAQIVKNEIKLFSGAGIVAQSDADAEWSELEQKIRAPLELIHRCHALSPIPSLA